The DNA region GACCGAGGTCGCCACGGAGCTGCCGCCGAAGGTCGAGATGGACCTGCTCTGCCCGCTCACCGATGTGCAACGTGCCGAGTATGCGCGCATCTGCTCCGAAGGCCTTACGAGGCTCGGTGACGACGTGGGCGCGGCAATGCGGGAAAAGTCTTTTGGCTTCCTCGCGTTGCTCACGCGGCTACGGCAGACGTGCTGCGATCCGGATATGCTGCCGTGGCTCAAAGCGCCGCTATCGGACTCGGGCAAGATTTCGCTGCTCGTGGAGAAACTGGCCGAGATCGTCAGCAGCGGGCACAAGGTCGTGATCTTCTCGCAGTTCGTGATGCTGCTCGACCGCGTGCGCGAGGCGCTGGCGACGAACTTCCCCGATCTGCCGCGCTATGAGCTCACCGGCATGACGCTCGACCGGCAGAAACCGGTGCAGTCGTTTCAGACTGCGCAAGGAGCTGCGGCGATGCTGGTTTCGCTGAAGGCAGCGGGCACGGGCATCACGTTGCACGCGGCGGATTACGTTTTCCTGCTCGATCCTTGGTGGAATCCGGCGGTCGAGGCGCAGGCAGTTGATCGTGTTCACCGCATCGGCCAGAAGAGCACGGTGTTTGTGTATCGCATGATCACGGCGGGCACGATCGAGGAGCGCATCCAGGCATTGCAGGCGTCGAAGAAAGATCTGTTCGACAAGCTCATCGGTGGGCTTGGCGGCGATTTCGACCTGAGCCAGCATTTCAGTTCGTTGCGCGATCTCGTGCAGCTCACGACCGCGCAGGTCGCGGACGAGTCGGAGCCGGAGCATCTGGGCGGGGCGTGAGGCGTTTGGAAGCGATTTGACGGCTAAGTTGAATCGCAAAGGCGCGAAGCGGCTAAGAGGCTGACGCGTTTTGACGATGTCCGCCATTCAGACCCAGTGAATGGCTCTGAAGCGGGTAGATTATCGGGACTCTGACTTAGCACCTTTGCGTCTTTGCGATTCAAAATCCAGGCGGCTGCGCTCACGGGTTTTTCCCAAATAAGGCGGAGTTCACACGTTCGTAACCATTCCGCCACAATCCTGTCGCGCGGGGAGGGCAAGGTCTTGGTGCGTTGGCGTCCAGCCGGCGTGTTCATCCAAGAAGACAATACAACCAAGACCTAAGAATCGTATGGCTAAGAACTCACTCAAATGGCTCGCCCTCGCTGGCGTCGTCGCGCTCGGCGCCACGACCGTCTCGTTCGCCCAGGACAGCGGCGCGCTCCTCAACCTTCTCGCTAAAAAAGGCATCATCACCGATCAGGAGGCCGAAGATCTTCGCGCCGAGCTGACCAGCGAGTTCGCCGCCAATACCTCGGCCGGCAAGCTGGACATGTCGCCCTCGCTCACGAAGTTCAAAATCGCGGGCGATCTCCGCGTGCGTTATCAGTACGATAACGAGCAGGCCAATCCCGCCGGTGCCGCCAATAACATGGATCGCAGCCGCTATCGCTATCGCTTCCGTCTCGCGACCACCGCGAGTCTCGGCGCCAAGTGGACCGCCGGCCTGCGTCTCGAATCGAACACCGGTGCGACCTCGACCAACAACGACTTCGCCAGCGGCACGGATAATTTCTCCAAGGCTACCGATGCCGTTCAGGTCGGTCAGGTGTTCATCCAGTACAATGATACCAACGTCATCGGCGCTGATGCCTTCGACTTTCGCCTCGGTAAGTTTGGCCACAAGTTCTTTAACCCAGGCGTCAACGGCTTCTGGATCGACAGCGACATCAACTTCGAAGGCGCCGCGCAGGAGCTCGTGTACAACAACCTGATCGCTAACAGCTGGGGTCTGAGCCTCCGCGCTGGCGAGTTTATGCTGAACTCGAACTCCACAGCAGGAGCCGTCGCCAACGATCCGTCGTTCCTCTTCATCGCCCAGGCCGAGCTCGCGAACAAGCAGTGGAAGATCGCTCCGACCTTTGCCGCTTTCGCTGCGCCGTCCGCTCACGACGCGGGGCTCAACGCCGCCGCACTGGCTAACGACACGGCGGTTTACACCGACCTCGCCACCTTCCTCGTGCCGGTTGAGTTCTCCACGACGCTCGGCTCCAAGCCATTCGCGGTTTACGCCACCTACGGCATCAATCTCGAAGGCGAAGACCGCGCCCGCCGTCTCGCCCAGACGAACACGGTCGATGACGACGCCACCCTCGGTAACTTCGGTGTCCGCTACGGCGCGACCAAGCTCGCCAAGGAATACCAGCTCACCGCCGAGTATCGCTACGTTGGCAACGGCGCTTACTCGTCGCTGCTCCTGGATTCCGATTTCAACGGCGGCTATCTCAATGGCGAAGGCCTGATCGTCTCCGGCAGCTACAACATCACCGACTCGATCAACGCGACGGTCACTTACTTCAACTCGTTCAACATCGAGGCCACCCGCGCCGCTGGCGGCTCGACTAACCGTGGCAATGGCTTTGGCCAGGCCCAGGTCCTCCAGGTCGATCTCTCGGCCAAGTTCTAACCCGATTAGCGTCACCTTTAATCCGATACTCACATGAAAAAATCCCTCCTCCTCCTTGCCTCGCTCCTCGCGGTCACCGGTCTGGTGCGCGCCGAGAAGCTCGTTATCAAGGGCTCCGACACGCTTGGCGCCAAACTCGTCCCGATGCTCTCCGAAGAGTACAAGGCGAAGAACCCCGGCACCTCCTTCGAGATCGCCGCAGAGGGCTCCACCACTGGCATCACCGCCATCACCGACGGCACCGCCCAGATCGGCATGTCCTCCCGCCGCGCCAAGCCCACCGAGATGTCGGCCGCCAGCGCGAAGGGCGTCACCATGAAGCCGATCATCGTTTGCTACGACGGCATGGCCGTGATCGTGAACGAGAACAACCCGCTCGCCGCGCTCACCACCCGTCAGGTCGAGCAGATCTTCACCGGCGATGTCACCGACTGGTCCGCCGTCGGCGGCACGCCTGGCAAATTCTCGATCTACACGCGCAACACTTCCTCGGGCACCTACTCCGACTGGAAGGAGCTCGCGATGAAGCGCCGTGATTACGCCACTTCATCGCAGAAAATGGCGGGCAACGAGCAGATCGTTTCCGAAGTGGCCAAGAACCCGAACGGCATCGGCTACGTCGGCCTCGCCTACATTCACGCTCCTGGAATCAAGGTCATCTCCATCGGTGGCGCCACGCCCGACAAGGAGTCCGTGATTTCCAAGAAATACCCTTACGCCCGTCCGACGTTCTACTACACGAACGGCGAGCCGAGCGGTGAAGCGGCCAAGTTCGTTGAGTTCACGCTCAGCGACGAAGGCCAGAAGATCGTCGAGAAAGTCGGCTTCGTGCCGGTCCGCTAAGCGGACTTCGCGAGTCCCTGCATCATCACAGATCTTTCCCGTTAGTGTTGTTGTTTAAGTAGTCGCGGGCGCGCCGGTGTTTTTGTCGGCGCGCCCGTTTTGTTTTTAGGATTTCCCGCGCTCCCGACGCCTCCCGTCCGGCTTTGTTACGAGAACGTAACCGAGCCCCCGTTGACCGATTTTCACCGTCCTTTGTCCTCTCCCGTCATGGCCACCAGCATCACCGCCGACACCCGCCCGCCCTTCGTCATTGCGAAGGCGCGCACGCGTTTTTTCGGCCTCTCGCTTGATGAGTGCATCCAGTCTTTCTTCGGCGGCAGTGCGGCGGTCGCAGTCATCGTGCTCGGCCTGATCACGCTTTTTCTGTTTCGCGAAGGCTCGGCCTTTTTCACGCAGAACCAAAAAAACCTGACCGTGTACCGGCAGGCAGGCCTCGAGTATGTCGACTTCATCCGCCAGCAGGAACGCGATCACACCGCGCTCACCCGTTACCTCTCCGATCTGCGTCTGCGCACGCTGACGCATTTCACGCAGGTCGAAAAACTTTCCCTGGCCGACGCTAACGCGAGGCTGGCGGACTTCGACGATTACGCAGGCCGTTACAGCGATGCGGTCGGGCCGATCCGCGGCTTCGTCTCTGATCTCGGGGATGTCGCCACGGGCATCAAAACGAAATTCGCGGTCAACGAAGACCGCTTGATCGAGCGCAGCCAGCTGCTCGCCGCAGGCAAGACGGCCGAGGCCGCTGCGCTGGTGATTGCTCCCATTGATTTCAAAACCGAACTTCAACCCATCCTCGGCGCGCTGCCCGCCTACAAGGAGGCCAGCGAGGCGTTTGCCGCCGAGCTGACCGCACTGGGCGCATCGGCTCCTGCGCTGCCCGCGCCGGAGCTGCAGGCCCGGATGGAAAAATTCAAGAGCCTCAACAGCGCGTACATCGCCGGATTCCCGGCCGTGGTGAAACAACTGGAGACGTGGGATTACACGCTCGCCGTTCCCTTCTGGCAGTCGTTCACCGCGTTTGTTTTTGGTCGTGAGTGGCTGACGGCGAGCTTCTGGCAGGATTGGTACGGCATCCTCCCACTGCTCACGGGCTCGCTCATGGTTTCGCTTGTCGCACTCGTCATCGCGGTGCCGCTCGGTGTCGGCGCGGCGATCTACGTGAACCAGATTGCCCGGCCCACTGAGCAAAAGCTGATCAAGCCATCCATCGAGTTTATCTCGGCGATTCCGTCCGTCGTGCTGGGCTTTTTCGGTATCGCGATTCTGGGCACGTTCCTGCGCGACATCTCCCAAGTCGAGTGGCTGCAATGGCTGCCGGGTTTCCCGATCGCCGAGAGACTGAACGTGCTCACGGCGGGCGCTCTGCTCGCGTTGATCTCCGTGCCGACGATTTTCACGCTCGCTGAAGACGCCATCAACAACGTGCCGCGCGCTTTCAAGGAGGCCTCCTTCGCGCTCGGTGCGAGCAAGCTGCAAACCACGGTGAAGATCATCGTGCCTGCCGCCCTCTCGGGAATCATCTCGGCGGTGCTGCTGGGTTTCGGGCGCGTGATCGGTGAGACGATGGTTGTGCTGCTCTGCGCGGGTAACCGCATCGCGATCCCGGATTTTTCCGCCGGTCTCGGTGCGTTTACTCAGCCGGTCCACACGATGACGGGCATCATCGCGCAGGAGATGGGCGAGGTCGCCAATGGCAGCATCCACTACCGCGCGCTCTTCGTGGTCGGCATCGGCCTTTTCTTCCTCTCTCTGCTGATCAACTACGTGGCGCAGGTCATCGTCCGCCGCTACCGCATCTCGATCGGATAACCCGCCATGAGCAACGCCATCGCCAATCCTTTTGCCCCCAAGCCCAGCGCAGGCCGTAGCGCAGAGAAAACGCTCTTCTGGGCCTTCCGTCTCGCGACGTACTTCGTGCTGCTGTGCGGCGCGTTTGTTTTCGGCAGCATTTTTTTCAAAGGCTCGCAGACCGTTTTCCGCAGCGAGTTCCCGTTCATCAACGTGCCATTCCTCACGCAGGCACCGGAGACGCTCAACGTCTTCGAGTACAAAGGCGAAAAGCGCGAAATGGGCGCTACCGAGTTTCGCGCATTCCGTGAGAAGGAAGAGACTGCCGCGAAAGCCGCAGGGCAGCCTGCACCGCAGATCAAGATTCTGGAGAGCATCGCTTATTCGGCGGGCGGTATTTTCCCATGCATCGTCGGCACGGTGCTGCTGGTGATCGGTTCGATGAGCATCGCGCTCGTGCTGGGCGTTTCCAGTGCGATCTACCTGAGCGAGTATGCGAAGGACGGACCGGTCGTGCGCGCGATCCGGCTCTCGATCATCAATCTCGCCGGTGTGCCCTCGATTGTATTCGGCCTTTTTGGCTTCGGCATGTTCGTGAATTTCTTCGGCTGGAACACCTCGCTCATGGCGGGCTGGTTCACGCTGGCGTTTATGGTGCTGCCAGTGGTGATCACCGCGTCGGAAGAGTCGCTGAAAGCTGTGCCGAAGGGTTTCCGCGAAGGCTCGCTCGCTCTCGGTGCGACTAAGTGGCAGACGATCCGCAAGGCGGTGCTGCCATACGCACTCCCGGGAATTTTGACCTCGTCGATCCTCGGCATCGCGCGTGTCGCGGGCGAGACCGCGCCGATTATGTTCACCGCCGCCTATGTGATGAGCGACAAGCTCCCGTGGGATGTGGCGAAGGTGAGCGATTTCTTTTTCCAGGGTGTCATGGCGCTGCCGTATCACATCTACGTCGTCAGCTCCAAGATCCCGCAGAATGAGTACACCGAGCGCGTCCAGTACGGCACGGCTTTCGTTTTCCTGATGATCGTCGCGAGCATCGCGATGGCTTCGATCATGCTCCGCAACAACCTCCGCCGCCGCTACAAATGGTGAACGCCACGTCCAACTT from Nibricoccus aquaticus includes:
- a CDS encoding putative porin, encoding MAKNSLKWLALAGVVALGATTVSFAQDSGALLNLLAKKGIITDQEAEDLRAELTSEFAANTSAGKLDMSPSLTKFKIAGDLRVRYQYDNEQANPAGAANNMDRSRYRYRFRLATTASLGAKWTAGLRLESNTGATSTNNDFASGTDNFSKATDAVQVGQVFIQYNDTNVIGADAFDFRLGKFGHKFFNPGVNGFWIDSDINFEGAAQELVYNNLIANSWGLSLRAGEFMLNSNSTAGAVANDPSFLFIAQAELANKQWKIAPTFAAFAAPSAHDAGLNAAALANDTAVYTDLATFLVPVEFSTTLGSKPFAVYATYGINLEGEDRARRLAQTNTVDDDATLGNFGVRYGATKLAKEYQLTAEYRYVGNGAYSSLLLDSDFNGGYLNGEGLIVSGSYNITDSINATVTYFNSFNIEATRAAGGSTNRGNGFGQAQVLQVDLSAKF
- a CDS encoding phosphate ABC transporter substrate-binding protein, which produces MKKSLLLLASLLAVTGLVRAEKLVIKGSDTLGAKLVPMLSEEYKAKNPGTSFEIAAEGSTTGITAITDGTAQIGMSSRRAKPTEMSAASAKGVTMKPIIVCYDGMAVIVNENNPLAALTTRQVEQIFTGDVTDWSAVGGTPGKFSIYTRNTSSGTYSDWKELAMKRRDYATSSQKMAGNEQIVSEVAKNPNGIGYVGLAYIHAPGIKVISIGGATPDKESVISKKYPYARPTFYYTNGEPSGEAAKFVEFTLSDEGQKIVEKVGFVPVR
- the pstC gene encoding phosphate ABC transporter permease subunit PstC; the encoded protein is MATSITADTRPPFVIAKARTRFFGLSLDECIQSFFGGSAAVAVIVLGLITLFLFREGSAFFTQNQKNLTVYRQAGLEYVDFIRQQERDHTALTRYLSDLRLRTLTHFTQVEKLSLADANARLADFDDYAGRYSDAVGPIRGFVSDLGDVATGIKTKFAVNEDRLIERSQLLAAGKTAEAAALVIAPIDFKTELQPILGALPAYKEASEAFAAELTALGASAPALPAPELQARMEKFKSLNSAYIAGFPAVVKQLETWDYTLAVPFWQSFTAFVFGREWLTASFWQDWYGILPLLTGSLMVSLVALVIAVPLGVGAAIYVNQIARPTEQKLIKPSIEFISAIPSVVLGFFGIAILGTFLRDISQVEWLQWLPGFPIAERLNVLTAGALLALISVPTIFTLAEDAINNVPRAFKEASFALGASKLQTTVKIIVPAALSGIISAVLLGFGRVIGETMVVLLCAGNRIAIPDFSAGLGAFTQPVHTMTGIIAQEMGEVANGSIHYRALFVVGIGLFFLSLLINYVAQVIVRRYRISIG
- the pstA gene encoding phosphate ABC transporter permease PstA gives rise to the protein MSNAIANPFAPKPSAGRSAEKTLFWAFRLATYFVLLCGAFVFGSIFFKGSQTVFRSEFPFINVPFLTQAPETLNVFEYKGEKREMGATEFRAFREKEETAAKAAGQPAPQIKILESIAYSAGGIFPCIVGTVLLVIGSMSIALVLGVSSAIYLSEYAKDGPVVRAIRLSIINLAGVPSIVFGLFGFGMFVNFFGWNTSLMAGWFTLAFMVLPVVITASEESLKAVPKGFREGSLALGATKWQTIRKAVLPYALPGILTSSILGIARVAGETAPIMFTAAYVMSDKLPWDVAKVSDFFFQGVMALPYHIYVVSSKIPQNEYTERVQYGTAFVFLMIVASIAMASIMLRNNLRRRYKW